In Leptolyngbya sp. SIO1E4, one DNA window encodes the following:
- a CDS encoding TetR/AcrR family transcriptional regulator: MPKETYIPCLLRLFRQHGYDGATLAKISEATGLGKASLYHHFPGGKDEMVEVVLAFLENQLDQHVLQNLRGPGDAMARLQRMSEYLQEAYEGGKQPCILATLLLGSARDIFHGKVKGFLRTWIGAIATVLMESGVDEHLAYQRGENALLTVQGALILSQGLEDPAIFQRAVQQLPTTLCQAETSVS, translated from the coding sequence ATGCCTAAAGAAACCTATATTCCATGTCTGCTGCGGTTGTTTCGGCAACATGGCTACGACGGTGCAACGCTTGCCAAGATTTCGGAGGCAACCGGATTAGGAAAAGCCAGCTTGTACCATCACTTCCCCGGTGGTAAAGACGAGATGGTGGAAGTTGTGCTGGCGTTTTTAGAAAACCAGTTAGATCAACATGTTTTGCAAAATCTGCGCGGGCCAGGGGATGCCATGGCACGACTGCAGCGTATGAGTGAATATTTGCAGGAGGCTTATGAAGGGGGTAAGCAACCCTGCATTCTGGCAACTTTATTGCTGGGGTCAGCCCGGGATATCTTTCACGGCAAAGTTAAAGGGTTTCTGCGCACCTGGATAGGGGCGATCGCGACCGTTCTGATGGAATCGGGCGTGGATGAGCACCTGGCCTATCAGCGGGGAGAAAACGCCCTGCTGACGGTTCAAGGGGCCCTGATTCTCTCTCAAGGTTTGGAAGATCCTGCCATCTTTCAACGCGCTGTTCAACAATTGCCCACCACCCTTTGCCAGGCCGAAACATCGGTTTCCTAA
- a CDS encoding glutathione S-transferase, protein MMQLYGHEMSGNAYKVKLLLSLLEQPYEWIQVDMRAGAHQQPDFLALNPFGQVPVLVDGETVLADAQAILVYLARQYGGVEAWLPLEALPLAQVMRWLSTTAGEIRQGPEFARLYHLFKVTNINLERAEQRATFILTQLNKHLADRAWLELGHPTIADVAVFPYVALAADGKIDLAPYPHVLSWIDRLKHLPNFVGMRGISAPTSV, encoded by the coding sequence ATGATGCAGCTCTATGGTCATGAAATGTCTGGCAATGCCTACAAGGTGAAGCTATTGCTTTCCCTCTTAGAGCAACCCTACGAATGGATTCAGGTTGACATGAGGGCAGGTGCCCATCAGCAGCCAGACTTTTTGGCGCTAAATCCGTTTGGGCAGGTGCCGGTCTTAGTCGATGGGGAGACCGTGTTAGCGGATGCCCAGGCCATTCTGGTGTATCTGGCGCGGCAGTATGGAGGGGTTGAGGCTTGGTTGCCGTTAGAGGCGCTACCCCTGGCTCAGGTAATGCGCTGGCTCTCCACCACGGCTGGGGAAATTCGCCAAGGGCCAGAGTTTGCCCGCCTTTATCACTTATTCAAGGTGACTAACATCAATTTAGAGCGGGCTGAGCAGCGCGCGACGTTCATTCTGACGCAGCTCAATAAACACCTAGCTGATCGGGCGTGGTTAGAACTGGGCCATCCCACCATTGCAGATGTGGCTGTGTTTCCCTATGTGGCTCTGGCTGCCGATGGCAAGATTGACCTAGCCCCCTATCCCCACGTCTTAAGCTGGATCGATCGCCTCAAGCATCTTCCCAACTTTGTCGGCATGCGGGGCATCAGCGCTCCCACATCGGTTTAG